The Rhodococcus sp. ABRD24 genome contains the following window.
GGTGGTCACCGTCATGGGTCACGTCGACCATGGCAAGACTCGCCTACTCGATACGATCCGTAAGGCCAATGTCCGCGAGGGCGAGGCCGGTGGCATCACCCAGCACATCGGTGCCTACCAGGTGCTGACCGAGCTGGACGGCAACGAGCGTCTGGTGACGTTCATCGATACCCCGGGTCACGAGGCGTTCACCGCAATGCGTGCACGTGGTGCCAAGGCCACCGACATCGCGATTCTCGTGGTCGCGGCCGACGATGGCGTCATGCCGCAGACGGTGGAGGCGATCAACCACGCCCAGGCGGCCGACGTGCCGATCGTGGTCGCGGTGAACAAGATCGACAAGGAGGGGGCCAACCCCGACAAGATCCGCCAGCAGCTCACCGAGTACGGCCTCGTCACCGAGGAGTACGGCGGCGACACCATGTTCGTCGACATCTCGGCCAAGCAGGGCACCAACATCGATGCCCTCCTGGAAGCTGTGCTGTTGACCGCGGACGCCTCCCTGGATCTGCGCGCGAACCCGGACATGGATGCCCAGGGTGTCGCGATCGAGGCTCACCTCGACCGTGGCCGTGGCCCGGTGTCCACCGTGCTCATCCAGCGCGGCACTCTGCGGGTCGGCGACTCGATCGTCGCGGGCGACGCTTACGGCCGCGTTCGGCGCATGGTCGACGAGCACGGCGAGGATGTCGTGGAGGCGCTGCCGTCGCGGCCCGTCCAGGTCATCGGCTTCACGTCGGTTCCCGGTGCAGGCGACAACCTGCTCGTGGTCGACGAGGACCGGATCGCCCGGCAGATCGCGGATCGCCGCAATGCACGCAAGCGCAACGCGCTCGCGGCACGCAGCCGCAAGCGCATCAGCCTCGAGGATCTGGATGCGGCGCTCAAGGAGACGAGCGAGCTCAACCTCATCCTCAAGGGTGACAACTCCGGCACCGTGGAGGCGCTTGAAGAGGCCCTCATGGGGATCCAGATCGACGACGAGGTACAGCTGCGGGTCATCGATCGCGGTGTCGGTGGAATCACCGAGACCAACGTCAACCTGGCGTCGGCCTCCAACGCGATCATCATCGGCTTCAACGTCCGTGCCGAAGGCAAGGCGACGGAGCTGGCGAACCGCGAAGGCGTCGACATCCGGTACTACTCGGTGATCTACCAGGCCATCGACGAGATCGAGATGGCGCTCAAGGGCATGCTCAAGCCGATCTACGAAGAGGTGGAGCTCGGTAAGGCCGAGATCCGCGCGATGTTCCGTTCCTCGAAGATCGGAAACATCGCTGGTTGCCTCGTCACCTCGGGCTTCATCCGTCGCAATGCGAAGGCACGTCTGCTGCGCGACAACAAGGTGATCGCCGAGACCGTCACCATCTCCTCGCTCAAGCGGGAGAAGGACGATGTGACCGAGGCTCGCGAAGGCTACGAGTGTGGTCTGACCGTCACGTACTCCGACATCAAGGTCGGCGACGTGATCGAGGCCTACGAGCTTCGCGAGAAGCCGCGGGACTAGTAACGCTGTAACGTGTCCCTCCCCGGCGGCGTGAGTCGCCGGGGAGGGACACGTTGGCGGTCCCGGGAATCGACACGGCTCACCGGAGGAGGCCTGGTGTATCTCGGTGCGCTCGAGATGGACATCCTGTTCGGGGATGTTCGGTCGCTGAAGGAGAAGCGGTCGCTGGTGCGGCCCATCCTGACCGAGCTGCGCCGATTCGCGGTGTCCGCTGCGGAGACCGGAGAACAGGACCGCTACCGGAGGGCCCTGCTCGGAATCGCGATGGCCAGCTCGACGGTGGATCACGTCCACGACGTGCTCG
Protein-coding sequences here:
- a CDS encoding DUF503 domain-containing protein, with the protein product MYLGALEMDILFGDVRSLKEKRSLVRPILTELRRFAVSAAETGEQDRYRRALLGIAMASSTVDHVHDVLDQCERHVAGRPELQLLAVRRRIFGPED
- the infB gene encoding translation initiation factor IF-2, which gives rise to MAGKARVHELAKELGVTSKELLARLKEQGEFVKSASSTVEAPVARRLRESFPSAKSKSEGSDSAPRTAAKPGAPAPKPGGPRPGPKPAPAAPAAPVVETPSVPAASAAPAAQTPAPRPGPAAAPAAKPAPQAPAAPAPAPQAPATPAASAPQAPAAPAAPGPKPGGPRPGPKPPRVGNNPYSSAPAERPAPRPAPGAPRPGAPRPGPQGGAPRPGAPRPASGPGGPRPAAQGGPRPSPGSMPPRPSPGAMPARSARPAPGAGRPGGGRPGAPGGRPGGGGGGGYRGGGAPGAGAPGAGAGAGAGAPGGFRGRPGGGGGRPGGRGGAAGAFGRPGGAPRRGRKSKRQKRQEYDSMQAPAVGGVRLPRGNGETIRLARGASLSDFAEKIDANPAALVQALFNLGEMVTATQSVNDETLELLGGEMNYVVQVVSPEDEDRELLESFDLTYGEDAGDEEDLMSRPPVVTVMGHVDHGKTRLLDTIRKANVREGEAGGITQHIGAYQVLTELDGNERLVTFIDTPGHEAFTAMRARGAKATDIAILVVAADDGVMPQTVEAINHAQAADVPIVVAVNKIDKEGANPDKIRQQLTEYGLVTEEYGGDTMFVDISAKQGTNIDALLEAVLLTADASLDLRANPDMDAQGVAIEAHLDRGRGPVSTVLIQRGTLRVGDSIVAGDAYGRVRRMVDEHGEDVVEALPSRPVQVIGFTSVPGAGDNLLVVDEDRIARQIADRRNARKRNALAARSRKRISLEDLDAALKETSELNLILKGDNSGTVEALEEALMGIQIDDEVQLRVIDRGVGGITETNVNLASASNAIIIGFNVRAEGKATELANREGVDIRYYSVIYQAIDEIEMALKGMLKPIYEEVELGKAEIRAMFRSSKIGNIAGCLVTSGFIRRNAKARLLRDNKVIAETVTISSLKREKDDVTEAREGYECGLTVTYSDIKVGDVIEAYELREKPRD